Genomic window (Kangiella profundi):
TATCCACACTGCTCAAACTTCGACATCCGCACCGCGCTAAAAGCCTCTGCGGAAGACTTGGGCGAACCGGGTCATGACTATGCGTATGGCGCAGGACTCGTTCAAGCCAAAGCAGCCTATGATTACCTAGCAACCAACGGTTGTACAGGCAGAATCTGTAAAGGCAAAGAATGCGACCCTGCAAAATAACCATCAACTCACCAAACTAAAGGCGGCTCTAGCCGCCTTTTTTATAGTTAAAGGGCAGCTTTAATTTTAGTTTGCTAACTGCGTTTTCTTGTACTTCGAATAAGCCTCTCCCAGCGCAACCCGCAACTGTCGCAATGGCAAATACTCAACTCGATATTGGGAGAAGTGTCTTTGAGCTGAGGTAATCACATCAGACTCAGTACCCGCTATGTACAGACCATCGATCTCATCCCAAAACAAATACAAATTGGCTGGCTGTTCCGAATATCCTTGATATACCAAGTACCGGCTGTCATCGCCTTCTTCCTCGATATAAATATTGTTTTGTAGTTTTTGGGAGTCATCACATTGAGAAATATAATGAGTAGCCTTCAAGTTTCCAGAGTCGTTATAAACCACAACTTTTACTGAAGAAACACAAGTGGTATAGGTTTTAACATAACCCTCATCCTTTAGTTTTTCGAAGATTAAAGCAGCACATGCAGCAATAACTAGAAGCAATATGAGGTTGAGGTGTTTTTTTATTATGGACACTATTAATTCCCTGTAATTGTTATTAGCCACTCCGAATAGTAGAAACCTTTACTCATAAAGTCAAAATACCAATCATTAGTTAAAGAAAATCGCTGGATCCGCGGTAAGCGACCAAATGGAGAGCCCTGGGTACCTCGGGATCCAGTGACTTTTAAGGTAGGAAATAGATCTGACCTGGATAAGGATTACTGCGTCGCTGCGCTCCTTGCCCTTCGGGCCGTCGTCGGCTACGCCTCCAACGTTCAAAGCACTGCGTGCTTTGTCGAACTCCTTCGGAGGTTCTCATCATTTTCTTTCATACAACGAAAAAAGGCTTCCGGTTTAAGGGAAGCCTTTCGAATAATGGCCGAATGTGACCGCCAAGTACGGCGGGAATGCCAGAATTGCAGGAGCACATTCTGGCGAAGGATGACTACGCTGATCCGCTCAGGTTACTCTTTCTTTCAGGCAATAAAAAACCCCGCATAGTGCGAGGTTTCTTGAATAATGGCGCGCATGGAAGGATTCGAACCTCCGACCGCCTGGTTCGTAGCCAGGTACTCTATCCAGCTGAGCTACATGCGCATCTCGTTGTCGGGCGGTATTATGCCACCAGACTGTGATATGTCAACGGCCTTTTGTAAATTTTTCTATAATATTTTAAATCTTGCGCTAACAGTTTGTTTTTTATACAGAATCTGTCTAATTAACAAGCAAGACGAAGGCCAGTGCTTTAGTCCAATGACTCCTTGTAGTCTTGTTTATCTTGATACATCTTAAGGTCTGAAATATGAATTAACTCCTCAAGATCATTTGAATCCTCTGGGTATAGTGCATAGCCGGCGCTTAAGGAAACATCTAACTGACTGCCATCAAATGTAAATGCCTTCTCCTCAATGGCAGTTTTAAGGTGTTTGATAACACTTTCTACTTTAGACTTATCCCTTAGTCGGGGTAATAAAATCAAGAATTCATCCCCACCAAGCCTACAACAGACATCAGTAGCTCTAATATGTTCAGATATCAAATTGGCAACTTCTATTAATATGTAGTCACCAGCTTTATGACCATAGGTATCATTTATGGACTTGAATCCATTTAAGTCTATCGATATAACCGCAAAATGTTGTTTCTTTTTGCTGTTAATAAACTTGTCTAATAAATAAAACGCAAAGCGTCTATTACGAAGGCCAGTTAACTCATCAAGCATGGAAGAACGGTGTGCTAAATGATAAGAGCGATACAACAAAATAATAGACAAGAGCAACAAAAAGATAATGATACAACCCATTATTCTGTAGACAGTTACAAAGTCTAACTTCTGACTTGCCAGTATTTTTTCGCTATTACCCGCCATTAACCAGCTGCCTCCTGGAATTTCTATGACAGAGGTAATATCCGCTTTTTCAAAAGTAGATTGCTCTCCAAGGAATATTGGTCCTTGCGCCCCGGTACCATTTAACCCTCTAATGGCAACATCATACTTTTCGACAAGCTTGTATAGCCCAGCATCTTCAAACAACTTCTCGACATTGAGAACAATACTAACCCCTCCCCAGTAATCAGAATTCAGTGGGTAATCTTCAAAAACTGGAAAACGAGCAATAATAGCCTGTCCTCCTTGAACTAATTCGAGAGGGCCAGCCAGTACAACTGACTTATTTAATCTTGCGGCTTCGACTGTTTCTAGCTGGCTAGGCCTAGTTCTAAAGTCAAGCCCAATGGCTTTTTCGTTACCCTGCAAAGGGTATACTTTTGAAATAGTATAGCCCTCCGCCACACCGATATTTCTGATGTAATGACCATTCTGAACAAGAGCCTTCGCTAAAGCTTCGAAGTTATCCATCCCTAATTTTTTGTTAACTGAGAGAACTGTCGTTAAACCATTAGCGATAAAAGCATCGGAGAATAGAGCCGATTCAATATTAGCACGAACTAAAAGAAACTCTTCTGAAAGCTCCTCTTTAGCTTCACTACTCATAAATTCTTGATAGGAATCTAAGACATATTCAAGCATAGCAACCGCAGTGATTAAATATAAAAAGCTAGCGATAATAACGGTTAAGTTAATTGTTTTTTTCTTCATTAACGTCCCCTTAAGGAATTAAGTTTATTTGCTTTTTACTGCTCGCTCGCTGCTTAAATCTTTTTTTATTGAAACGAGAATTCCATCCTCAATACTTGCACTAGGGTTATAAATAACCCTCTCGCCTTCAGAAAGTCCATCTAAAATTTCAGCATCAAGGCCGTTAAAAGCCCCAACCGTTAATATTCTTTTTTCTGCTACGTTATCAACAATAACAAAACTAATCCACTGTTCACCCTCTCTTACCATAGCAACAACTGGCAAAATAAGGCTGTTGGGTTTGTCCTTGAGTATAATTTCCACATCAAGCTGGTAACCGTGCCCAAGCTTTTGCCATTGCTCGGGCGGACTGGTGAAATCTATGTAAACGTTGACTCGCTGTTCTTCAATGCCTAAAGCTGTGACTTTTTTATAGGCCATCGGTTCAACCTGTCGGACAACTCCTTCAAGTTCAGTTTCACCGCCCCAACCTTTCATGCGCACTTTTTGTCCCTCAGAAACCCTAACCGCTTCAGTGGAAATCAGTTCGACTTTAACCTCGAGATCTTTGGCATCACCGATATCCATAATTGGTTGGGCTGCATTGATCACCCCTGCACTTTCTCGGTAACGAGTTAATACCACGCCAGTGGTTGGAGCAAAGACCTGGCTACAATCGCACTTAGGCAAAAACTCTACTAAGGAAGTATCCAATAAAGCCTGAACGCGCTCCAACTCTGCCTTCCGAAGTTGTAATGTTGCCTGAGTTGCCTGTAACTCCTGCTGCAAGCTCTGATAAATTTTCTTGGCGGTATCATACTCACGTTCAGAAATAGCCTGATCTTTATATAAACTTTGAGCTCTTTCTAAATCACTTTTGGCAAAGCTTAATTCGTTCTGCACCTGTCTGAGTTTTGCTTGCGTCATCTCCAAAGCGGATTGAGCCGCATGTAATTCGGCAACGGCCTGTTTCTCGCTTCGGGGATCGAGCGGTTGAGATCGTAATGGCTCGATTTCTGCAACAACGGTTTCATTGGCTACAACTGGATCACCGACCTCCAACTCAATGCGACGCAAATAGCCAGTGATGGGCGCAGAGACCTGATAAATATTCTTAACCTCGGTTTCACCAACCTCAGAAACCACCTCATAAAATTGCCCACGGGTGACTGTAACTGTTTCGACTTCTATCGCCCTAGGCCAAAACCCATAAGCCAGCAAGGCAACTAAAACCGCCGCCAAGACTATCCATAACTTAAATCGCTTATTGATACCCATGAATAATTATTCCTTGGTTTTTAACACTTCGATAAGATCGAGGTGATGAATTCGTTTTACCACAAACAACGCAGACATCACTGAGGCAATGATGGCCACAATGACTGCATAGCTATAGGTATGAGGATAAATAATGATTGGAATCCTGAACAACTCGGTTTCAAACGCATACCCCAATAACTGAGTCAGTCCCCATCCAACAAAGCAGCCAGAAGCTAAACCCACTAAAGTCAGCAATCCCACCTCACATAACAAAATATAAGAGGTTTCACCTTTAGTAAAACCCAAAACTCGCAAAGTGGCCAATTCTCTCCCTCGTTCGGAGAGCGATATTCGAATCATGTTATAGGTAACACCGAATACCAATATCGACGATAACACAATGAAGATAAACATGAAGACCAGCATACTCTCTGCAACCGTTTCATTAAACGCATCAAGCAGTGACTGTTTGGTCATTAGAGCAGTAATAGCGGGAGATTCCTTAACGGCTTTATAAAGCGACTCGTAATGTTGCGAGTCGACCACGAGGTTTAGCATAAAATACTGCCCCACTTCTCCTAACTCTCGATTGAGGGTTTTGAGGTTCATATAAGCAGGCAAGCCAATAAAAGTATCGAAAATTCCAACAACGGCGTAATCTCGCTGTAATCCAGACTTATCCAGAAACTCAACATAAATCCGATCACCGACGCCTATATTCAACTTCTCAGCCAGAATACTGCCAATCACCATTCCCTCTTCCGGCAATGCGACAACTTGCTGAGTATAGGTATCGTAAATAGGCTGCAAGGTTGCATCAGACTCTAGACCTGTAATAGCACCACGGTGAGTTTTGGTGCCATTAATAAACTCCACGGAAACATAACGTATCGGCTCTGCTTCAATGACGCCAGGAAGCCGCTTAACCTGATACAAAGCCTCCTGTTTCTGGTTTTCGTAAAAAGCCATGGTCATATCTTGCCGTTGCGCGTCATTAAAAAATGAAATCCCCAGATACTTAATCGCATCCGACATCTGAATGGCTAGCACCATCAGTCCCACAGCTAAAGAAATTCCGATAACGGTAAAACTGGCTCTCAGTGGCTTACGAATAATCTGTCGAACGGCAATGCGGGTCGGCTGATCCAGCCAATGCTTGATAGAAGGCGTATCAACAAAGCTTTTGTGGTAAATGTCAGGGCTCGGCGGAACCATCGCAATAGCTGGCGGCAATTGAACCACCCTGGCAATTGAGCCAATAATTCCAGATAGTGCCGCTAAAACACTAACACCAGAACTGGCAATAAATGACAGAAAAGAAAAATCGTAAACCAATAATGGAAAACGGAAAAACTCCGCATACATTTCAGTATTTTCCTGCCCAAGATAAGCACCCGCGACTAAACCAATGACAGCGCCAACAAAGCACATCACTAATACCATCTTGAAGTAATGTGCGCCGACCTGCAGGTTGCTGTAGCCAAAGGCTTTCAGTAATCCAATTTGCTCACGCTCATTGGTAATCATCCGGCTTAGCACCATGTTGGTTAGAAAAGCCGATACCAGCAAGAAGATGACGGGGAAAATGATTGAGGTGGTTTTTAACTGCTGTATTTCATTATTAACGAACCAATAAGAAATTTGATCATCGCGCAAATAAGAATTCCTGCCGCCATAAGGCTCAAGAACCATATCAATCTGTTTCAGCAGAGCCTGATGATCGGATGTCGAGTCAAACTTAAAAGCAACGTCATTAAATGCGCCTTTCAAGTCAAAGGCGGCCTCTAGTGAACTTTGGCCAGACCATAGAATCCCATAACGTGCATCATCGGGCATCAAAGAACCCGGAGCAATTGAGTAGATATATTCAGGGCTCAGCGCAATGCCGACTATTCTGAAGTAACGCTTTTTGCCATTCATCACAGCAGAGAGCTTGTCACCTAACTTCAAATTGTGAGCCTCGGCAAAAGGCTCATTCACAATCACCTCATCGGAAGTACCCGGAGCAATCCAGCGCCCCTCCCTTAAGGCCAGCTGATTGAGCCTCGGCTGACCCTGATCAGGAATTGAAGTCAGCAACCCCATAACAGGCTCATTAAAGTCAGGCATATCCAGACTGGCAAACTTCTTGATGCGTGTTTCAACTAAGCTGACACCGTCAATCGCTTCGAGACGTTGCTTGACCGCATTAGGAACCCGAACTGCAGTGACAAAGGCATCAGCAAATTGGTAATCAGTATAATATTGTTCAGAAGTTTTCTGCAGTGACTCGAGCGTCGTCAGAGCCATACTCAAAGTAGCAATACCAGAAGCAATCACCAAAGCTACAGCGATAACCTGGCCTTTGACATGCCATAAATCGCGCAACAGCTTCAGATTCAAAGCCCGCATATCAGATCACCACTTCAACTCGCTGGGGGACTGACGGTTGTCATTGGAGTGGATATCTGACACCTTGCCGTCACGCAGAGTCACAACCCGGTCAGCAATGCCACCAACCGAAGTGTTATGGGTAATCACAACAGTTGCAGTCCCTAGTTCACGATTGACCTGCTCAATCGCTTCGAGAACTAAAATCCCGGTTTGATGATCCAGTGCACCGGTAGGCTCATCGCACAATAATATTTCAGGCTGCTTGGCAATCGCTCGAGCAATCGCCACCCGCTGCTGCTCACCGCCTGACAGCTGTGCCGGAAAATGGTCTTTTCTTGGCAACAGACCAACCAGCTCCAATGCTGCTTCCGGCTTAATGGGGTTCTTTGCAATTTCGGTCACTAAAGCGACATTCTCTAAAGCAGTAAGGCTGGGAATTAAGTTATAGAACTGAAACACGAAACCGACATGTTCACGGCGGAAGTTGGTCAAAAGCCCCTTACTGTCAGAGCTAATCAAGCGATCTTTAAAATACACCTCGCCCGACGTAGCGCTGTCCAAGCCCCCGAGAATATTCAGCAGTGTCGATTTACCGCTACCCGACTGGCCCAGCAACACCACCATCTCATGCTCAAACACCTCAAAATCAACGCCATCCAACGCCTTAACCTCAACCTCCCCTGTTTTATAAACCTTGGTAAGATTATGCGCATGCAATACCGGCTTTGACTCAGTCGTAGCTGAATCCTGCTTTACTTCTTGAGTAGATGTGATTTCCGACAAGTTCAAATCCCTGATTAAAAAACAAACACCTTTGAATCATAGTAAGAATCGGAAGGAAAGATAGCAATAGAAATTTAAAAGGAATGGAGATTAGATGATTTATGTTAGTTGGGGGGATAACACCTCAAATACCGAAGTAGCTTTGTTGCCGTCTAGTGATGTCATTTGTTAGGTTCATATCTATGTCATCTAGCTGTTTTAATAGCTCTAATATGGAATTATATTTAATCACTTTATGTAGTGATGGAAGTCCTAAAGCCATCAGAGAGATATAGCCGTCACCTATCTGTAGATTATGATCAATATGATCAATACCTCTATATTTTTTGGGCTTTGCTTTATTGTTTTCATCGGGTTTAAAGCACATCACAATGGGAATTCCATTGCTATCTGCTAATTGAAGCTCAATTCCCATTCCGGTTGAAGGAAAGCTAGCCTCAGCTATTATCAAGTCTGACCAAAGCACCATGTCTCTATCCCACTTATAGCAGAGTTCAGCCTTACATGACTCCTCATAACTAGCTAGTTGTGGATCGCTGTTTGCAAGAGCATATTTAACTCTATGACCTGAAGCAGTTAGATGTTCGGCAACATTTACCAGTAAGTTGGAATACTCCTTAAATGAGCATTCAGGCACGTGTGTTAGCGCACATGCTAGATAGATATTCATTAAGTTGCCGCCCTGACATTTGGTATTAGAAATTGATGCCCTGTAATTTCAGAGGCTATTTCATCGAAAAACTGGTTAGGAGCTTGTTGTATAAACTCACTCAGTAACCAGTTTTTTTGCCCCGAGAGAAATGAGTCTAACTCCAGAGGCTTATATCGACTCAACTCACTTAATCTATGCATCGCTGCAAGTGTCAAAGTTGAGGGCAATTTAGAGATTCTCTTTGGCCCAGAAGTCTTAGACTTTATATACCATAACGTCTGAGTACCATTGATGTATTGCAAATCATGGCGTAGAACCTTATGAAGAGATACAAGGTTATTGATATCAGCGGCAGTAGGCTTTCCAGGTCGAGAAAAAGAAACCGTTGCTGAGGAGCGAATCACCCCTTTATCGGTATCTTGAATAAATGCTGGTGGCAGCCTATTTATGACCTGTAATGTTGAGAAGTCTTTCGAGAGCTTAGCTCTAAAATAAGCCTGTTTGATTGATTTGTTGACGACAAATTCCGCATCTTTTATGGGGATGAACATGTCAGTTTGCGATGGGTACGTTAAACAGTAAGTTCGATGAATGTACGGCAGGTTAAACAGTAACTCTTGCAAACTAAACATCTTAGCCTGTTCTAACTCACCATAATATAAAGAAAGTGAGGGCAATATGCCATTTTGTTTTATTTTTATACCCTCATTCGTAAGACTAATCTTACTAGCTGGATTACGCATATTATGAGATGCAACACCATGATATTCTTTGAACTTAATACCTTTAGCGGTTAATAGGGCTTTTACGGCATTCATAAAGGAATAATAGTGTAGAAGTGGGGCTGACTGAGTAGGCAGTCCCTTAGAAGCCTCATGAAATACTCTTGCTTGGTTCCAGTAAAACAATGCATTCTTCTGCTTTTCCTTTTTCATCCACAGATCAACAAAATCCCAAGGACTATTGGTAAGTACATTTCTGGCTGCCAGCTCGGGGGATACTACAGATTTATGGGGGCGTATTTCTTTCCCTTTCAGTTTAATTCGTACAATTTCTGACATATATCTTTTATCTTATTTAATGTGAACTATTGTTAACCCTAAACATCCTTTGCGCGTTATTGAGGTCAGAGCAAATTTAAACTTCAACCCTATTACTCTTTTCCATTAATTACTCTAACGCTCAAAGCTGCACAAAGTTTTAGCGCCTCTATTTAATAAACCAAACACCAGTTATAAACCCCAGAATGAGACCTATAATTAGAGCACCAAGAATTTGAGCTGTTACTTGTTGAGCAAGACCGCTCCACCATTGAGCACGGCTCTCCTTCGACACCTCTTCCTTTCGTTGCTGCTTAAGTCTTTCTTTGTAAACTTGGCCCATAACTACTCTAGCAGGCCTATCGAACTTCCCGGGCGGCATAGAAAGAAAAAGCTCTAACTCCTTAAGTGGAGCAGAGTTAGCTTGATTCCTGAAATAGTCATGCTCCTCCTGAATACTATCAGCCTCATAGGAGCATGCAATCATAAGGCGCTCAACCCAGCTTTTTTGACTCTCGCTTTTAGTCATAATTTATCCTTAGCCCTGAGAAATTAATGGCGTCAAAGTCTTTGCCCCTTGGAAAACTATTCAATGGTCTAACTTTGCCAATATTATTTTAAAACCAACCATAATAATTTTGTAATGCTGTTGCTAACAAACTACTAGCAATGCCAAGTTCAATTTGCCAACTAGCCTCTACTGCCTTAGACAACATAGTTTGAAGCCAGTCTTTAACAGCAGGTCCATATTCTTTTTTATCTGGCTCAATAACTTTTGCATCATCTTGAATAGCCTTGCGAAGTGCTTTAATATCGTTCTCAGACACCCCATGTCCTTCTAGTGTTTTCTGAAGAGCATCAAAATTACCTTTAAGGTTAGTATTTTGAACATGTTGAGTACTTCCACTACCGACTAAAATGGTAGTGTTATCACCAAAGATAGTATTATTAAAAAGATTAGCGGTATCTAAGTCGTTAGCTTTTTCCTTGACTTCGTCTTCGTTTAGTTCGCCAGATAAATTTGCATTTAACTCTAGGAGGAAGTCGAGTAAACGAGAACGTACCTGAGTGAGTATTTGAATAACATCTGCTTTTTGAACTTCACACCAAGCACGTATTATTTGATATCCATTTGATAAACCTTCGCCAAGAATACCATTAGCTTCCATTGGTATAGGTGATTGTAGGTGCCCTTCACTCAATTCAGCATATTTCTCAAGCACCGCGAGAGATTGATTCATCTTAGCAGTTTCTAAGGTACTTCTATAATCTTCATCAAGGTGTCCTAATGGAATAGGGTGCGCTGTAACCTGATATGCCATATTTGATGCATTAACCAGAACTTGTGCTGGTAAAATCCGATATGGCGGTACACTATCTCTCTCAGGGTAACCATTTAATTCATGGTTGACCCATTCAACTAACTCCTTGTGGCCTATTTTATGCAAAAGAACTTTTGTCTTAATAAGCGCATCACTGAGTTTTCCATTTTCAGAGCTTAAAATATTAATAATTTCTTCAATTAGCTTCATTCTACGATGCCTTTAATTAATTTAACGCTTAAGCACGGGCTATATATATCTAATTGATGTTATCTTGGGGCCATAGGTCCAAGGCTAAACCACTTGTTAAAAATGTTGCTTTCAAGTTGAAATTGTCACTAACTTTACAGCGGTTCGTGTGAAATAATACATCTCAGAACCTTTTGAATTATAGTCAAGGCGTAATAGTCTATGCTCTACTAAAGTGTTGAGATCATCATGAAGGAACTGTTCATCTTCATATGTTATTAGCTCTCCATTGCTTGGTATTAGTATAGGTGCTCTATTCATAGACTTGGATACCAAAAAAAATTCAGTTTTGTTTTTGTACATTTGAGCGATTATTGAGTGTGCCTGCTCAGATAACTCGACATTTGGGACAATTGATACTGCTAATTCAGTTAGGTCTGGCACTCTACTAGCTATTAACGCCATAGTATGACCTAACCCATCTAACTTCCTATGTAGTTCATCATTATGATGATTGAGTAATGCTTTAATACTTACTGTAATATCTGTATTCTGTTCAATAGTATTAGCAAGTTCTTCATGTTTGTGGTCTATGAGCCAAGCAATAAACTCTGACAGTTCGGCAATGCTTTTAGATTCTCGTCCACTTGAGAATGCTGATAAAAGACCGATAATTGTTGCAAATGCTGATGCTTCTGTAATCATCTAATATCCTAAATACTGAACAAACGTGAAATTGGGAGTTTCATTGCTAAATCTTAATGCTAATTAATGGAGTCAGAGTACATCCCCCCCAATGCAATATTCGATAAAATCTGTACTGATAATCTTAGATC
Coding sequences:
- a CDS encoding diguanylate cyclase domain-containing protein — translated: MKKKTINLTVIIASFLYLITAVAMLEYVLDSYQEFMSSEAKEELSEEFLLVRANIESALFSDAFIANGLTTVLSVNKKLGMDNFEALAKALVQNGHYIRNIGVAEGYTISKVYPLQGNEKAIGLDFRTRPSQLETVEAARLNKSVVLAGPLELVQGGQAIIARFPVFEDYPLNSDYWGGVSIVLNVEKLFEDAGLYKLVEKYDVAIRGLNGTGAQGPIFLGEQSTFEKADITSVIEIPGGSWLMAGNSEKILASQKLDFVTVYRIMGCIIIFLLLLSIILLYRSYHLAHRSSMLDELTGLRNRRFAFYLLDKFINSKKKQHFAVISIDLNGFKSINDTYGHKAGDYILIEVANLISEHIRATDVCCRLGGDEFLILLPRLRDKSKVESVIKHLKTAIEEKAFTFDGSQLDVSLSAGYALYPEDSNDLEELIHISDLKMYQDKQDYKESLD
- a CDS encoding efflux RND transporter periplasmic adaptor subunit, whose product is MGINKRFKLWIVLAAVLVALLAYGFWPRAIEVETVTVTRGQFYEVVSEVGETEVKNIYQVSAPITGYLRRIELEVGDPVVANETVVAEIEPLRSQPLDPRSEKQAVAELHAAQSALEMTQAKLRQVQNELSFAKSDLERAQSLYKDQAISEREYDTAKKIYQSLQQELQATQATLQLRKAELERVQALLDTSLVEFLPKCDCSQVFAPTTGVVLTRYRESAGVINAAQPIMDIGDAKDLEVKVELISTEAVRVSEGQKVRMKGWGGETELEGVVRQVEPMAYKKVTALGIEEQRVNVYIDFTSPPEQWQKLGHGYQLDVEIILKDKPNSLILPVVAMVREGEQWISFVIVDNVAEKRILTVGAFNGLDAEILDGLSEGERVIYNPSASIEDGILVSIKKDLSSERAVKSK
- a CDS encoding ABC transporter permease — protein: MRALNLKLLRDLWHVKGQVIAVALVIASGIATLSMALTTLESLQKTSEQYYTDYQFADAFVTAVRVPNAVKQRLEAIDGVSLVETRIKKFASLDMPDFNEPVMGLLTSIPDQGQPRLNQLALREGRWIAPGTSDEVIVNEPFAEAHNLKLGDKLSAVMNGKKRYFRIVGIALSPEYIYSIAPGSLMPDDARYGILWSGQSSLEAAFDLKGAFNDVAFKFDSTSDHQALLKQIDMVLEPYGGRNSYLRDDQISYWFVNNEIQQLKTTSIIFPVIFLLVSAFLTNMVLSRMITNEREQIGLLKAFGYSNLQVGAHYFKMVLVMCFVGAVIGLVAGAYLGQENTEMYAEFFRFPLLVYDFSFLSFIASSGVSVLAALSGIIGSIARVVQLPPAIAMVPPSPDIYHKSFVDTPSIKHWLDQPTRIAVRQIIRKPLRASFTVIGISLAVGLMVLAIQMSDAIKYLGISFFNDAQRQDMTMAFYENQKQEALYQVKRLPGVIEAEPIRYVSVEFINGTKTHRGAITGLESDATLQPIYDTYTQQVVALPEEGMVIGSILAEKLNIGVGDRIYVEFLDKSGLQRDYAVVGIFDTFIGLPAYMNLKTLNRELGEVGQYFMLNLVVDSQHYESLYKAVKESPAITALMTKQSLLDAFNETVAESMLVFMFIFIVLSSILVFGVTYNMIRISLSERGRELATLRVLGFTKGETSYILLCEVGLLTLVGLASGCFVGWGLTQLLGYAFETELFRIPIIIYPHTYSYAVIVAIIASVMSALFVVKRIHHLDLIEVLKTKE
- a CDS encoding ABC transporter ATP-binding protein, whose amino-acid sequence is MSEITSTQEVKQDSATTESKPVLHAHNLTKVYKTGEVEVKALDGVDFEVFEHEMVVLLGQSGSGKSTLLNILGGLDSATSGEVYFKDRLISSDSKGLLTNFRREHVGFVFQFYNLIPSLTALENVALVTEIAKNPIKPEAALELVGLLPRKDHFPAQLSGGEQQRVAIARAIAKQPEILLCDEPTGALDHQTGILVLEAIEQVNRELGTATVVITHNTSVGGIADRVVTLRDGKVSDIHSNDNRQSPSELKW
- a CDS encoding YaaC family protein: MSEIVRIKLKGKEIRPHKSVVSPELAARNVLTNSPWDFVDLWMKKEKQKNALFYWNQARVFHEASKGLPTQSAPLLHYYSFMNAVKALLTAKGIKFKEYHGVASHNMRNPASKISLTNEGIKIKQNGILPSLSLYYGELEQAKMFSLQELLFNLPYIHRTYCLTYPSQTDMFIPIKDAEFVVNKSIKQAYFRAKLSKDFSTLQVINRLPPAFIQDTDKGVIRSSATVSFSRPGKPTAADINNLVSLHKVLRHDLQYINGTQTLWYIKSKTSGPKRISKLPSTLTLAAMHRLSELSRYKPLELDSFLSGQKNWLLSEFIQQAPNQFFDEIASEITGHQFLIPNVRAAT
- a CDS encoding AbiTii domain-containing protein — translated: MKLIEEIINILSSENGKLSDALIKTKVLLHKIGHKELVEWVNHELNGYPERDSVPPYRILPAQVLVNASNMAYQVTAHPIPLGHLDEDYRSTLETAKMNQSLAVLEKYAELSEGHLQSPIPMEANGILGEGLSNGYQIIRAWCEVQKADVIQILTQVRSRLLDFLLELNANLSGELNEDEVKEKANDLDTANLFNNTIFGDNTTILVGSGSTQHVQNTNLKGNFDALQKTLEGHGVSENDIKALRKAIQDDAKVIEPDKKEYGPAVKDWLQTMLSKAVEASWQIELGIASSLLATALQNYYGWF